The genomic stretch GAATCCTCAAActtatgaaaatataaataactaagACAACATAAATAagaataaaggatgacttacgtttaaccgggccgtatccgggccggagcttccggcgcatgcTTTTCTATGGCATGACAgtcgatcacgtgatgctttccatagaaaacgatgccacggaagctccggcccggacacggcccagtCTAACGCGAGTTATCCTTATAACCTACCTTCGAAGATCcaatattgtgttttttttgtcAGAACAATTAAATATGTCAATCATGTAcacatataaatacctacatatagttCCTGGCGTATTCATTAATTATTACTAGCAGACGCCGTGACAATTGCTACTTCATTAATATTTCACCATAACACTTGGCATCGAATGCTACCAACACCCACTTTCACCACTAGGTACCTTAGAACATGAAAGCAATCAATAATAGATAGCAGCCGCGGCACGCCGTAAGACGTAGACGGTCAAAGACATTGGATCAATATGCCAGCAATATGTAACTTGCTTCGATCCATGCAGACGTGTGCTTTTGACACACTTAAAAGCTACACTTAGATGCATTCTCATTAAAGTATACGCACATAATTATAAAAAGCTTGGACACTTTTAACAGAGGCCTTATTCGACACACTTTGAAGTGTTTAGTAGTATTGAAACACTTTGCtgtacaaaaaagaaacataaaacaggaaaaatacacatcattagtacaaagatGAACTTTTCCGTTTCAGGGATCTCTTCGGTTAACGTTTGAGCtattgagggagaattggagacggtGGGGTGTTTAGATCTAAAGATACCAATTTGGGTGGTTCATCTCCTTAGAACATAAAAGCAATCAATAATAGATAGCAGCCGCGGCACGCCGAAACGTAGACGGTCAAAGACGTTGGATCAATATGCCAGTAACATGTAACTTGCTTCGATCCATGCAGACGTGTGCTTTTGACACACTTAAAAGCTACACTTAGATGCATTCTCATTAAAATATACGTACATTATTATAAAATGGAGAGACACTTTTAACAGAGGCCTTATTCGACACACAGAAGTGTTTGTACctacaaaaagaatagatagtatagaggggtcctgtcatagtaaataaatgttgtagtcactgtaaatttactgccatctatcgacacacgactataactcaaaataaacacgtacaaaattatcaaaaatatgaatatatatggataaatgattttattatttcaatatcactttgacccatgttcattcactgatatctatgtgttaaaatggTTAAATATGACACGGtttcgtcacgccatctagccgagaataggccaaagctCAAAGGTGTGtacggcatctatccgagaatgactttttcttgatttccgaggcacgtttttttcttagacaatattcattttatacgaagatacatatgtctttggtacctAGTAGTAAcgtagtaggtaaataaaacacGTAACtgtacaaaaaaacataaaacaggaaaacacacatcattagtacaaaggcgaacttttccctttcagggatctcttccagttaacctttgagcaattgagggagaattggcGACGGTGTTTAGGTTTAAGATAACCTAATTGGGTGGTTCATCTCCTCTagttagttaattttagtttatttgtaatttttaattttatttaatctaaAAATATAAACTGTCAATTGtctgaaataattttattttatttatttatttttcacttcTCGCTCACTAGCTATTTGTATCTGCCGCCGCGGATCAGGGCCGAACCCACCCAGGGTCTCATTGGTGGGTGGGTCGTCCCTCCTGGGCAATGCTAGTGGTCGGATCGGGCGTCGCTATATTTACCAACTTACCCCGGACCACTAGTAGCGAAGTATGAGGGCCCCGCCTGGTGTGGGCCACGCCAAATGTTGTGGCATTCCAACCCGCCAGGTGTTCCTGTCCTTACCCTAGAATTCCATCTTTCAATCCCATGATCCAAAATGTCACTTCCTTTCTTTATTCCCGTCTCAACTTTCTATCTTCTAGGGTTTGCAGTCCGGAGCCTGAATGTGCGGAATAACCCTTCCGCACATTTGGGACCCGGAATGCAAACCCTAGACTTCCCTTTCACTCCACAACTCCTACTCCACTCCAAGAGGAGACAACCTCTTTAATAAACCCCAATCTAAGGTGGACCAATCGTGCCGAGAGATGCGTGGCTGAGGGGGAGCTCAGTCGCTAACGATGACCCTCGATACCGGGCAACCTCGAGGTGTATTTTGCCTTGTTCCAGCAAGCGGGGCTCTGCTGGCAACTGACCACATTTTTCCCTAGCTTCTCGTGGGATTTGTATGGAAGaagcaaataaaaaaactgaAGGTACCCTGGAAGACCTATGCCAGGAACTAATGCCCCTGATGGTAGGTGCGGAAGATTCTGCCCAAACATCGGAGCAAGCCATGGAGGGAGTGGAGAGCGCCGACACGGTTGAAAGGAGCGATACTCATTGCCCAAACAACCCAACGGAGGCTCCCAACCCTGACACGCGCAAGTCCGTCAAGAAATTGACGGGCTCTGTGAAGGGCCGCTACAAAGCTCTTAGAGGACTAGGAGTGGCGCACGAGGAAGCGCTACAACTGTCCGCAAAGAGCTTTGCGGAACTTAAAAAGATGGGGTACAAGTTCGGGTCCTCACACTCCAAACCCGAGCCGAAATCGGCCAAACGGCCGCGCTCGGAGGAGAAATCGCCACAGGGTAACGCTAGCAAGTTCCCAAAGGTGAGTGAGAGCCCTACAACCCAACCCCAACCTCCACAACCCTATAACGAGGTCCTTAGCCAAGTCCGGGTCGGAATCAAGGACTCCAAGCCGATGAATGTCGCGCAATTGGGGTCCCTATGCAATACCATCCTGCAAAAGATTGCGACCCTGGAAATGGACAAGGGACCAAAGTTTAAGGGTTACGCTTACAAGCCAGGCTGGTTACTCATTACATGCAGTGACCAAAGATCTAAAGCCTGGCTTGAGGAAATAACACCAACCCTAAAACCATGGCCGGAAGCCAACCTCGGGGTCATCCCTGAAAATGAGCTTCCTAAGCCTAATATAGGGATGGTGTTCATGCCTGAGATAGACGACTCCAAGGTCAAGCAGTCGCTATCTCTACTCTATGCGCAGAACCAGGGGCTGCACACAGAGTTATGGAAGATTCTCCACACCAAAGTCGAAAAGGGCGGGGTTATGGTAACCCTGTCTCTAGACGACGTGTCGGTGGAGAACCTTCAAAAAAAGGGCCTAAAGGCAAACCTAGGTTTCCGGGAGGTCCAGTTTCGGCTAAAGGGCCAACCTAAGACCCAACAGCCAGAAACGCAACCCACCCAAAACCCTACACCGCAGCCTGCAATCCCTGTCCCACCCACCACCCTAACCCAAACACCCGCCCCAAAGGTGCCTTCCGGCCCAAAGCGGGCGGCTCCTTCCACCTCCAATCCTACTCCAGGATCCTCGGGGATGCAGCGGTTTCTCGCCAACAGGGGAGGCCACAGGGGCAAAAACCGTCCAAGGGGTAGAGGGAACGGAGGAGGCCACCAAGGGCACAACAGTGCCCACCGCCGTGGCAAATAACGACGCAACCAGGGGTAGGGGGGTGATGTTCCTACAGGCCAATCTACACCACGCCATAGCGGCCACTGCGGTCGTAGAGAAACTCTTCGGCGAAAATGGCCTGGACATCGCCCTCATACAAGAACCATGGATAAACAACAAATCCATGGTAACAGGACTCAACAGAGCAGGAAAGGTACTAATCGACGAAAAAGGTGCTAAACCGAGAGCCTGCATCGTATTTAACAAAAACATTAACTTCTTGCCTGTTGCAGAACTATGCAGTGAAGACACCGTAGCTGCCTATGTCAATCTCAAAGGGAGAGGAGCACTGAAGGTAATAGTTTGCTCCGCCTACCTGCCCGGAGAGAAGCAAGACCCTACAGCAGAACTGACTAAAGTGCTAGAGTACGCTCAGGCACAAAAGGCGGAACTTATTGTGGGGTGTGATGCCAACGCCCACCACACCATCTGGGGGAGCACTGGAATCAACAAAAGGGGTGAGTTACTATCCTAATTTATCTTTACCAATTGTCTGCACTTGTTGAATAAGGGCAACACGCCCACCTTCGTAACTAGAGCTAGGCAAGAAGTATTAGATATAACCTTTGCTACTGAAAAGGCGGCAAGCTGCCTAGTCGACTGGCGAGTCAGTAGCGAAAACTCAATGTCGGACCACAGACATATTGTGTTCAGTGTTAAAGACTCTCTAGCTAGGGAATCACTAATGCGTAGAAATCCAAAAGAAACGTCATGGGAAGCCTATAAGACTGACCTCGAAAACCGTCTAAAGGATTTACCAAAATATGTTAAAACACCAGACTCTCTCAACCTAACAGTCGACT from Cydia fagiglandana chromosome 11, ilCydFagi1.1, whole genome shotgun sequence encodes the following:
- the LOC134668891 gene encoding uncharacterized protein LOC134668891 gives rise to the protein MEEANKKTEGTLEDLCQELMPLMVGAEDSAQTSEQAMEGVESADTVERSDTHCPNNPTEAPNPDTRKSVKKLTGSVKGRYKALRGLGVAHEEALQLSAKSFAELKKMGYKFGSSHSKPEPKSAKRPRSEEKSPQGNASKFPKVSESPTTQPQPPQPYNEVLSQVRVGIKDSKPMNVAQLGSLCNTILQKIATLEMDKGPKFKGYAYKPGWLLITCSDQRSKAWLEEITPTLKPWPEANLGVIPENELPKPNIGMVFMPEIDDSKVKQSLSLLYAQNQGLHTELWKILHTKVEKGGVMVTLSLDDVSVENLQKKGLKANLGFREVQFRLKGQPKTQQPETQPTQNPTPQPAIPVPPTTLTQTPAPKVPSGPKRAAPSTSNPTPGSSGMQRFLANRGGHRGKNRPRGRGNGGGHQGHNSAHRRGK